Proteins found in one Saccharomyces cerevisiae S288C chromosome III, complete sequence genomic segment:
- the VBA3 gene encoding basic amino acid transporter (Permease of basic amino acids in the vacuolar membrane; VBA3 has a paralog, VBA5, that arose from a segmental duplication), producing MNMLIVGRVVASVGGSGLQTLCFVIGCTMVGERSRPLVISILSCAFAVAAIVGPIIGGAFTTHVTWRWCFYINLPIGGLAIIMFLLTYKAENKGILQQIKDAIGTISSFTFSKFRHQVNFKRLMNGIIFKFDFFGFALCSAGLVLFLLGLTFGGNKYSWNSGQVIAYLVLGVLLFIFSLVYDFFLFDKFNPEPDNISYRPLLLRRLVAKPAIIIINMVTFLLCTGYNGQMIYSVQFFQLIFASSAWKAGLHLIPIVITNVIAAIASGVITKKLGLVKPLLIFGGVLGVIGAGLMTLMTNTSTKSTQIGVLLLPGFSLGFALQASLMSAQLQITKDRPEAAMDFIEVTAFNTFMKSLGTTLGGVLSTTVFSASFHNKVSRAHLEPYEGKTVDDMILYRLQNYDGSHSTIGNILSDSIKNVFWMDLGFYALGFLFCSFSSNKKLIIPKKDETPEDNLEDK from the coding sequence ATGAATATGCTCATTGTCGGTAGAGTTGTTGCTAGTGTTGGGGGAAGCGGACTTCAAACGCTTTGCTTTGTTATTGGTTGTACGATGGTTGGTGAAAGGTCACGTCCATTGGTGATTTCCATCCTAAGTTGTGCATTTGCTGTAGCTGCTATCGTTGGTCCTATAATCGGAGGTGCCTTTACAACCCATGTTACCTGGAGGTGGTGCTTCTATATCAATCTTCCTATCGGTGGTCTTGCCATTATTATGTTTTTACTCACATATAAGGCCGAGAATAAGGGTATACTTCAACAAATTAAAGATGCTATAGGAACAATCTCGAGCTTTACTTTTAGTAAGTTCAGACACCAAgttaattttaaaagacTTATGAATGGCATAATCTTCAAGTTTGACTTCTTTGGTTTTGCCCTCTGCTCTGCAGGGCTGGTCCTTTTCCTACTGGGGCTAACCTTTGGTGGTAATAAATATAGTTGGAACTCTGGCCAAGTCATCGCATATTTGGTTTTGGGTGTcttactttttattttttcattggtgTACGATTTCTTCTTATTCGATAAATTCAACCCGGAACCTGATAATATATCCTACAGGCCTCTCCTTCTAAGAAGATTGGTAGCAAAACCAGccataataataataaacatGGTAACATTTCTATTATGTACCGGTTACAATGGGCAAATGATATACTCTGTCCAGTTTTTCCAACTTATATTTGCGTCGAGTGCATGGAAAGCCGGTCTTCACTTGATACCAATCGTTATTACCAACGTTATTGCGGCCATTGCAAGTGGTGTGATTACCAAAAAGCTCGGTTTAGTTAAACCACTCTTAATATTTGGAGGCGTTCTTGGGGTAATTGGAGCAGGGCTTATGACACTTATGACAAATACGTCCACGAAGTCAACTCAAATTGGTGTTTTGCTATTACCGGGGTTTTCCCTTGGATTTGCTCTACAAGCATCGCTCATGAGTGCACAGCTTCAAATTACCAAAGATCGTCCAGAAGCTGCTATGGACTTTATTGAAGTAACAGCTTTCAATACATTCATGAAGTCATTAGGTACAACTCTTGGTGGTGTGCTTTCAACCACTGTTTTTTCCGCCTCCTTTCACAACAAAGTATCACGAGCTCATCTAGAGCCTTACGAAGGAAAAACGGTTGATGACATGATTTTGTATCGTCTTCAAAACTACGACGGTTCTCATTCGACTATTGGAAACATTTTAAGCGACTCCATTAAGAACGTATTTTGGATGGATCTAGGGTTTTATGCCTTAggatttttgttttgtagTTTTTCATCCAATAAGAAATTAATCATACCAAAAAAGGACGAGACACCAGAAGATAATTTAGAAGACAAGTAG
- a CDS encoding uncharacterized protein (hypothetical protein) gives MFVLIDNVLAYLLEQDDLFVTARFAIQGQIVSRRVNKIHISNITDVLLQQFISHTLPYNDNIVPKKILDSMRTAVRQLLEATACVSRECPLVKRSQDIKRARKRLLSDWYRLGADANMDAVLLVVNSAWRFLAVWRPFVNSIQHATQELYQNIAHYLLHGNVNIQRVTALLQLVMGQDDLLFSMDDVLQEVFRIQLYLNKMLPHNSHKWQKPSPFDSANLLLNFRDWTTDNALLQELLLSYPTINKNKHKNHSVPRLIQV, from the coding sequence ATGTTTGTACTGATAGATAATGTCCTCGCCTACCTTCTTGAACAAGACGACCTATTTGTAACCGCACGCTTCGCTATCCAGGGCCAAATTGTCTCAAGAAGAGTTAACAAAATACATATCTCCAACATCACAGACGTCCTTCTACAACAATTCATAAGTCACACACTGCCCTATAATGACAATATCgtcccaaaaaaaatcctcGACAGCATGAGAACGGCCGTACGGCAGTTGCTGGAAGCAACTGCCTGTGTCTCTAGAGAATGCCCCCTCGTCAAAAGAAGTCAGGACATAAAAAGAGCAAGAAAACGTCTACTCAGTGACTGGTATAGGCTCGGCGCTGATGCAAACATGGATGCCGTATTACTAGTTGTTAACTCCGCCTGGAGGTTTCTGGCCGTCTGGCGACCCTTCGTAAACTCAATCCAACATGCAACTCAGGAATTGTATCAAAATATCGCCCATTACCTTCTTCATGGCAACGTAAATATACAGAGGGTCACAGCACTACTACAGCTCGTAATGGGACAGGACGATTTACTTTTTAGTATGGATGATGTTCTACAAGAGGTCTTCAGAATACAGCTCTATTTGAATAAGATGCTGCCGCACAACTCTCACAAATGGCAAAAGCCATCCCCCTTTGACTCCGCAAACTTACTACTTAACTTCAGAGACTGGACAACTGACAATGCTCTCCTCCAAGAGTTGCTACTATCCTATCCCACaattaataaaaacaaacaCAAAAATCACTCCGTCCCTCGTCTAATACAAGTTTGA
- the HMLALPHA2 gene encoding homeodomain mating type protein alpha2 (Silenced copy of ALPHA2 at HML; homeobox-domain protein that associates with Mcm1p in haploid cells to repress a-specific gene expression and interacts with a1p in diploid cells to repress haploid-specific gene expression) codes for MNKIPIKDLLNPQITDEFKSSILDINKKLFSICCNLPKLPESVTTEEEVELRDILGFLSRANKNRKISDEEKKLLQTTSQLTTTITVLLKEMRSIENDRSNYQLTQKNKSADGLVFNVVTQDMINKSTKPYRGHRFTKENVRILESWFAKNIENPYLDTKGLENLMKNTSLSRIQIKNWVSNRRRKEKTITIAPELADLLSGEPLAKKKE; via the coding sequence atgaataaaataCCCATTAAAGACCTTTTAAATCCACAAATCACAGATGAGTTTAAATCCAGCATACTAGacataaataaaaagctCTTTTCTATTTGCTGTAATTTACCTAAGTTACCAGAGAGTGTAAcaacagaagaagaagttgaatTAAGGGATATATTAGGATTCTTATCTAGGGCCAACAAAAACCGTAAGATTAGTGATGAGGAGAAGAAGTTGTTGCAAACAACATCTCAACTCACTACTACCATTACTGTATTACTCAAAGAAATGCGCAGCATAGAAAACGATAGAAGTAATTATCAACTTACacagaaaaataaatcgGCGGATGGGTTGGTATTTAATGTGGTAACTCAAGATATGATAAACAAAAGTACTAAACCTTACAGAGGACACCGGtttacaaaagaaaatgtcCGAATACTAGAAAGTTGGTTTGCAAAGAACATCGAGAACCCATATCTAGATACCAAGGGCCTAGAGAATCTAATGAAGAATACCAGTTTATCTCGCattcaaatcaaaaactGGGTTTCGaatagaagaagaaaagaaaaaacaataacaatcGCTCCAGAATTAGCGGACCTCTTGAGCGGTGAGCCTCtggcaaagaagaaagaatga
- the HMLALPHA1 gene encoding transcriptional co-activator mating type protein alpha (Silenced copy of ALPHA1 at HML; ALPHA1 encodes a transcriptional coactivator involved in the regulation of mating-type alpha-specific gene expression), which yields MFTSKPAFKIKNKASKSYRNTAVSKKLKEKRLAEHVRPSCFNIIRPLKKDIQIPVPSSRFLNKIQIHRIASGSQNTQFRQFNKTSIKSSKKYLNSFMAFRAYYSQFGSGVKQNVLSSLLAEEWHADKMQHGIWDYFAQQYNFINPGFGFVEWLTNNYAEVRGDGYWEDVFVHLAL from the coding sequence ATGTTTACTTCGAAGCCtgctttcaaaattaagAACAAAGCATCCAAATCATACAGAAACACAGCGGTTTCAAAAAAGCTGAAAGAAAAACGTCTAGCTGAGCATGTGAGGCCAAGCTGCTTCAATATTATTCGACCACTCAAGAAAGATATCCAGATTCCTGTTCCTTCCTCTCgatttttaaataaaatcCAAATTCACAGGATAGCGTCTGGAAGTCAAAATACTCAGTTTCGACAGTTCAATAAGACATCTAtaaaatcttcaaagaaatatttaaacTCATTTATGGCTTTTAGAGCATATTACTCACAGTTTGGCTCCGGTGTAAAACAAAATGTCTTGTCTTCTCTGCTCGCTGAAGAATGGCACGCGGACAAAATGCAGCACGGAATATGGGACTACTTCGCGCAACAGTATAATTTTATAAACCCTGGTTTTGGTTTTGTAGAGTGGTTGACGAATAATTATGCTGAAGTACGTGGTGACGGATATTGGGAAGATGTGTTTGTACATTTGGCCTTATAG
- the CHA1 gene encoding L-serine/L-threonine ammonia-lyase CHA1 (Catabolic L-serine (L-threonine) deaminase; catalyzes the degradation of both L-serine and L-threonine; required to use serine or threonine as the sole nitrogen source, transcriptionally induced by serine and threonine): MSIVYNKTPLLRQFFPGKASAQFFLKYECLQPSGSFKSRGIGNLIMKSAIRIQKDGKRSPQVFASSGGNAGFAAATACQRLSLPCTVVVPTATKKRMVDKIRNTGAQVIVSGAYWKEADTFLKTNVMNKIDSQVIEPIYVHPFDNPDIWEGHSSMIDEIVQDLKSQHISVNKVKGIVCSVGGGGLYNGIIQGLERYGLADRIPIVGVETNGCHVFNTSLKIGQPVQFKKITSIATSLGTAVISNQTFEYARKYNTRSVVIEDKDVIETCLKYTHQFNMVIEPACGAALHLGYNTKILENALGSKLAADDIVIIIACGGSSNTIKDLEEALDSMRKKDTPVIEVADNFIFPEKNIVNLKSA; the protein is encoded by the coding sequence ATGTCGATAGTCTACAATAAAACACCATTATTACGTCAATTCTTCCCCGGAAAGGCTTCTGcacaatttttcttgaaatatgAATGCCTTCAACCAAGTGGCTCCTTCAAAAGTAGAGGAATCGGTAATCTCATCATGAAAAGTGCCATTCGAATTCAAAAGGACGGTAAAAGATCTCCTCAGGTTTTCGCTAGTTCTGGCGGTAATGCCGGTTTTGCTGCTGCAACAGCATGTCAAAGACTGTCTCTACCATGTACAGTCGTGGTTCCTACAGCGACAAAGAAGAGAATGGTAGATAAAATCAGGAACACCGGTGCCCAGGTTATCGTGAGTGGTGCCTACTGGAAAGAAGCAGATacttttttaaaaacaAATGTCATGAATAAAATAGACTCTCAGGTCATTGAGCCCATTTATGTTCATCCCTTCGATAATCCGGATATTTGGGAAGGACATTCATCTATGATAGATGAAATAGTACAAGATTTGAAATCGCAACATATTTCCGTGAATAAGGTTAAAGGCATAGTATGCAGCGTTGGTGGAGGTGGTTTATACAATGGTATTATTCAAGGTTTGGAAAGGTATGGTTTAGCTGATAGGATCCCTATTGTGGGGGTGGAAACGAATGGATGTCATGTTTTCAAtacttctttgaaaatagGCCAACCAGTTCAATTCAAGAAGATAACAAGTATTGCTACTTCTCTAGGAACGGCCGTGATCTCTAATCAAACTTTCGAATACGCTCGCAAATACAACACCAGATCCGTTGTAATAGAGGACAAAGATGTTATTGAAACCTGTCTTAAATATACACATCAATTCAATATGGTGATTGAACCGGCATGTGGCGCCGCATTGCATTTGGGTTACAACACTAAGATCCTAGAAAATGCACTGGGCTCAAAATTAGCTGCGGATGACATTGTGATAATTATTGCTTGTGGCGGCTCCTCTAATACTATAAAGGACTTGGAAGAAGCGTTGGATAgcatgagaaaaaaagacacTCCTGTAATAGAAGTCGCTGACAATTTCATAtttccagaaaaaaatattgtgAATTTAAAAAGTGCTTGA
- the VAC17 gene encoding Vac17p (Phosphoprotein involved in vacuole inheritance; degraded in late M phase of the cell cycle; acts as a vacuole-specific receptor for myosin Myo2p; involved in regulation of asymmetric inheritance of aggregated/misfolded proteins and age reset), with amino-acid sequence MATQALEDITERLLIRSQEAILQLDLWIQRQQRSSICQTTDQESLDKLSQQYNQYMSQLNSLYVRSESVRDKLSKEQQRRLITEDNEHQRIEDLVREFQDITLRLNELATVPNEAPNDSPQSQSTRSSLGSFQPRPLKIIERQRLCMVTPSKPPKKSVGFNPINEVDCPSKTNSLPCSPKKQPARNRTLRAAKSHDTGLNKSKKPSSSDTYESFFKNRQRLSLTFFDEMDDEDFDSDQDTIILPNISTPPHVGVTAKGAEFEPLRRYNSHESILSNKPAPSKSLNLGSFSASFFRPSNPTFGTSISNVQVNCHPTVAATMAPSRNGPRISSSKALLSSFIARSDTHTVKENNTNLKHASFMDKFNSSLSTISESFQSKRGRKNKGMNEERISNHNVAQEQKNNMDISVSIEELQDALNTELLF; translated from the coding sequence ATGGCAACCCAAGCCCTAGAGGATATCACGGAGAGGCTTTTAATAAGGTCGCAAGAGGCTATCTTGCAATTAGATCTGTGGATACAACGTCAGCAGAGATCATCAATATGCCAGACAACAGATCAAGAGTCATTGGATAAGTTATCCCAACAGTACAACCAGTATATGTCTCAACTGAACTCTTTGTATGTTAGATCGGAATCTGTTCGAGACAAGTTGAGCAAGGAACAACAACGCAGATTGATCACAGAGGATAATGAGCATCAACGCATAGAAGACTTGGTTCGTGAATTCCAGGATATCACTTTGAGGTTGAACGAGCTGGCCACCGTCCCAAATGAAGCGCCTAATGATTCTCCACAATCGCAATCCACCAGAAGTAGTTTAGGGTCATTTCAACCTCGaccattgaaaataattgaGAGGCAACGTCTGTGTATGGTAACTCCATCGAAACCACCAAAAAAATCGGTAGGCTTTAACCCCATCAATGAAGTCGATTGTCCTTCGAAAACTAACTCTTTACCGTGCTCACCTAAAAAACAACCTGCAAGAAATCGCACTTTACGTGCAGCCAAATCACATGATACTGGCTTGAACAAAAGTAAGAAACCGTCTTCCTCGGATACGTATGagtctttcttcaaaaatagaCAAAGACTTTCGTTGACcttctttgatgaaatggatgatgaagattttgatTCTGATCAAGATACTATCATTCTACCAAACATAAGTACCCCTCCACATGTTGGTGTGACCGCAAAGGGTGCTGAATTCGAACCTTTAAGGAGATATAACTCTCACGAAAGTATACTATCTAACAAACCAGCACCTTCTAAGTCGCTCAATCTGGGAAGTTTCTCCGCCTCATTCTTCAGGCCATCTAATCCGACGTTTGGAACTTCGATATCAAATGTCCAAGTGAACTGTCATCCAACTGTTGCAGCGACAATGGCTCCTAGTCGTAATGGTCCTCGTATTTCAAGTTCTAAGGCGTTGTTATCATCATTCATTGCACGATCAGATACACATACGGTAAAAGAGAACAACACAAATCTTAAGCATGCATCTTTTATGGATAAGTTTAATTCATCGTTAAGCACAATATCAGaatcttttcaaagtaAGAGGGGGAGAAAGAATAAGGGCATGAATGAAGAACGAATATCAAATCATAATGTAGCAcaggaacaaaaaaataatatggATATAAGCGTCTCTATAGAAGAATTGCAAGATGCTTTGAATACAGAACTGCTGTTTTAA
- the MRC1 gene encoding chromatin-modulating protein MRC1 (S-phase checkpoint protein required for DNA replication; couples DNA helicase and polymerase; stabilizes Pol2p at stalled replication forks during stress, where it forms a pausing complex with Tof1p and is phosphorylated by Mec1p; defines a novel S-phase checkpoint with Hog1p that coordinates DNA replication and transcription upon osmostress; protects uncapped telomeres; Dia2p-dependent degradation mediates checkpoint recovery; exposure to ethanol affects localization; mammalian claspin homolog): protein MDDALHALSSLTAKKRTTTYKKVAVPILDENDNTNGNGPNDIDNPPELTGNGFLFANATLNRVKNRLEGKKAPEQNHNNGKDRSENSLPTQLISNLYDGGEELEKSEVKDNSYSEKNVSSSFTQTQRIPVSIQQDKVFNVPIHSVNDGKPTQLIKEDGLVNETSQALKTPLTTGRPGATQRIDSSGATSQTQPIKSIEPQSQIITTSSNHSNALSPKIPIIPTELIGTSPLFQSIQNRGPDTQMDVPPQTAHDEDKTQAIGIPQATHQEQKTQIDTVAQTLQDEVPHTLKIREIQSELASEDSKREKARNVEYKKPQKPIPTKKFFSKESFLADFDDSSSNEDDDIKLENAHPKPVQNDDELHENKSVELNLTDETRINEKRVPLLSSYANNLKREIDSSKCITLDLDSDSDEYGDDDMDSIKLSKDESVLPISQLSKATILNLKARLSKQNQKLSQRPNKSKDPKVDHNVLLNTLRKASRKQILDHQKEVIETKGLKLEDMAKEKEIVENLLEQEILRNKRIRQKEKRREKLEENDFQLNAHDSGSDSGSESSGFALSGNEIADYESSGSENDNRRESDSEKEDDEIILKQKKSHHVKHIINESDSDTEVEAKPKEKADESLPKRIAINLGHYGDNIGEDTDKFQETNVLDTQNIEEVMAERNTIENEVKDDVYVNEEADEAIRRQLIDKEKLQLKQKEKEHEAKIKELKKRGVTNFFEMEAEESEDEWHGIGGADGEGSDDYDSDLEKMIDDYSKNNFNPHEIREMLAAENKEMDIKMINKILYDIKNGGFRNKRAKNSLELELSDDDEDDVLQQYRLKRRELMRKRRLEIGDDAKLVKNPKSSAFFESMVEDIIEYKNPFGAEEEYNLDITSTATDLDTQDNSINVGDNTGNNEQKPVDQKNKKVIISEDFVQKSLSFLKSNNYEDFETDKELSRIQHGNDEAIEDLYTLKQNSSIKSFTNSQTDSTTSKTVNTIIDLEKRPEDEDEVENGDTSLVGVFKHPSIIKSFASRTDINDKFKEGNKTVKILKSYKTVGSSKASITYMGKTRKLIAPKRKTEGSHRYHHDHHNKKMKMKTKTKSNKLFESGQDSFDN, encoded by the coding sequence ATGGATGATGCCTTGCATGCTTTGTCCTCGTTGACTGCAAAGAAGAGAACTACCACCTACAAAAAAGTTGCTGTTCCCATACTAGATGAGAACGATAATACTAATGGAAATGGGCCCAATGACATAGACAATCCGCCAGAGTTGACTGGGAACGGGTTTTTATTTGCCAATGCCACATTAAATCGTGTTAAGAACAGATTAGAAGGCAAGAAAGCACCCGAACAGAATCACAATAATGGAAAAGATAGGAGTGAGAATTCGTTACCAACTCAATTAATCTCTAATCTTTACGATGGTGGTGAAGAGCTGGAGAAATCCGAAGTTAAAGATAATAGTTACAGTGAGAAAAATGtctcttcttcattcaCGCAGACGCAAAGAATACCTGTCAGCATCCAACAAGACAAGGTGTTTAACGTACCTATCCATTCCGTTAATGACGGGAAACCCACCCAATTAATCAAAGAAGATGGTCTCGTCAACGAAACTTCTCAAGCGCTGAAAACACCTCTCACGACAGGACGGCCAGGGGCTACACAGCGTATAGATAGCAGCGGTGCAACCTCACAAACTCAGCCTATAAAATCAATTGAACCACAATCCCAAATAATTACGACTTCCAGCAATCATTCTAATGCTCTGTCGCCGAAAATTCCTATAATTCCAACGGAACTTATTGGAACTAGTCCTTTATTTCAGTCCATTCAAAATCGTGGTCCTGACACCCAAATGGATGTACCACCACAGACTGCGCATGATGAGGATAAGACACAAGCAATTGGTATTCCACAGGCTACGCATCAGGAACAGAAAACCCAAATAGATACAGTCGCACAAACACTTCAAGATGAAGTACCACACACATTAAAAATTCGGGAAATACAAAGCGAATTGGCTTCAGAAGATTCTAAAAGGGAAAAAGCTAGAAATGTCGAATACAAAAAACCGCAAAAGCCAATACcaaccaaaaaatttttttctaaagaGTCTTTTCTTGCTGATTTTGACGATTCGTCCTCAAATGAGGACGATGATATAAAGCTGGAAAATGCACATCCAAAACCAGTACAGAATGACGATGAACTGCATGAGAACAAAAGTGTTGAATTAAATCTAACTGATGAGACAAGAATAAATGAGAAAAGGGTTCCACTATTGAGCTCCTATGCTAATAATTTGAAACGGGAAATTGACTCCTCGAAATGCATAACACTGGACCTCGACAGCGACAGTGACGAATATGGAGATGATGATATGGATAGCATTAAATTATCCAAAGATGAAAGCGTTTTGCCAATCTCTCAGTTATCAAAGGCGACTATATTAAACCTGAAGGCAAGACTCTCtaaacaaaatcaaaagtTGTCTCAAAGGCCGAATAAAAGTAAAGACCCAAAAGTTGATCATAATGTACTATTAAATACCTTAAGGAAAGCTAGCAGGAAACAAATTCTGGATCATCAGAAAGAAGTGATTGAAACGAAAGGTCTGAAGCTGGAGGATATGgccaaagaaaaggaaatagtAGAGAACTTGCTAGAACAAGAAATTCttagaaataaaagaatcagacaaaaagagaagagaagggaaaaacttgaagaaaatgactTTCAATTGAACGCCCATGATTCCGGTTCTGACTCAGGGTCAGAGTCTTCTGGATTTGCATTGAGTGGTAATGAAATTGCCGATTATGAATCATCTGGTAGTGAAAATGACAATCGTAGAGAATCCGATAGtgaaaaggaagatgatgaaattattctaaagcaaaaaaaatcccACCACGTGAAACATATCATTAACGAATCAGACTCTGATACCGAAGTCGAAGCCAAACCCAAAGAGAAAGCTGATGAAAGTCTACCGAAAAGGATCGCCATTAATCTGGGCCATTACGGTGATAATATCGGAGAGGATACCGacaaatttcaagaaaccAATGTTCTAGATACACAAAACATTGAAGAGGTGATGGCCGAAAGAAATACAATCGAAAATGAAGTCAAAGATGATGTATACGTCAATGAAGAAGCTGATGAAGCAATTCGCCGTCAGCTGATTGACAAAGAGAAATTGCAACTAaaacagaaagaaaaggagcACGAGGCTAAGATAAAagagttgaagaaaagaggtGTCACAAACTTCTTTGAAATGGAAGCCGAAGAATCCGAGGATGAATGGCATGGTATCGGTGGTGCAGATGGAGAAGGATCTGACGACTATGATTCTGACCTAGAAAAAATGATCGATGATTATTCCAAGAACAATTTCAATCCTCATGAAATCAGAGAAATGCTTGCCGCagaaaataaggaaatgGATATCAAAATGATAAACAAAATTCTTTATGACATTAAAAATGGAGGATTTCGTAATAAAAGAGCAAAAAATAGCTTAGAGCTAGAACtaagtgatgatgatgaagacgacGTACTACAACAATATCGTCTCAAAAGGAGAGAATTGATGAGAAAAAGGAGATTAGAAATTGGCGATGATGCAAAGCTTGTTAAAAACCCAAAGTCGAGcgcattttttgaaagtatGGTGGAAGATATTATCGAATATAAAAACCCCTTCGGGGCTGAAGAGGAATATAACCTAGACATTACAAGTACGGCTACTGACCTAGATACTCAGGACAATAGCATTAATGTAGGTGATAATACGGGAAATAATGAACAGAAACCTGTAGAtcaaaagaacaaaaaggtTATCATATCTGAAGACTTTGTGCAGAAAAGCTTATCCTTCctaaaaagtaataattaTGAGGATTTTGAAACGGATAAGGAGCTATCAAGGATACAACATGGCAATGATGAAGCAATTGAAGATTTATATACCCTAAAACAGAATAGTTCGATAAAGTCATTCACAAATTCTCAAACTGATTCGACCACTTCAAAAACAGTAAACACAATAATTGACTTAGAAAAGCGCCCagaggatgaagatgaggtGGAAAATGGAGATACATCACTAGTTGGCGTTTTCAAACATCCATCAATAATCAAATCCTTTGCGTCCAGAACAGACATAAATGATAAGTTTAAAGAAGGTAACAAGACAGTCAAGATTCTAAAGTCTTACAAGACAGTGGGGAGTTCAAAAGCTTCTATCACATATATGGGGAAAACGAGAAAATTAATAGCACCAAAGAGGAAAACTGAAGGGAGCCACCGCTACCACCATGACCAtcataataaaaaaatgaaaatgaaaacgaaaacaaaatcgaataaactttttgaaaGCGGACAAGATAGCTTTGATAATTAG